Proteins co-encoded in one Pseudomonas beijingensis genomic window:
- a CDS encoding nitrate reductase cytochrome c-type subunit: MLFRILPLLLLAVIGLAIAADIDYPLDAPAPDGRRPGGTLTQSMPAPPVADEENKDLKRERNYPDQPPTIPHTIRGYQIDKNGNKCLSCHSRANSARTQATMISITHYMDRDGQALAAVAPRRYFCNQCHVPQADVKPLVDNSFETIDKILQDAANAAQKP; this comes from the coding sequence ATGCTTTTTCGAATCCTGCCGTTGCTCCTGCTCGCGGTGATCGGCCTAGCGATCGCCGCTGATATCGACTACCCGCTCGATGCCCCCGCGCCAGACGGGCGCCGTCCCGGCGGCACGCTGACCCAGAGCATGCCTGCCCCACCCGTTGCCGATGAGGAAAACAAAGACCTCAAGCGCGAGCGTAATTACCCGGATCAGCCGCCGACCATCCCGCACACCATCCGCGGCTATCAGATCGACAAGAACGGCAACAAATGCCTGTCCTGTCACAGTCGCGCCAACAGCGCACGGACCCAGGCAACGATGATCAGCATCACCCACTACATGGACCGCGACGGCCAGGCACTGGCAGCTGTGGCGCCGCGTAGGTACTTCTGCAACCAGTGCCATGTGCCGCAGGCCGACGTGAAACCCTTGGTGGACAACAGCTTCGAGACCATCGACAAAATTCTGCAAGACGCCGCAAACGCCGCGCAAAAGCCTTGA
- a CDS encoding molecular chaperone HscC produces MIVGIDLGTTHSLIAAWRDGAAQLVPNALGEWLTPSVVGLDDEGRVMVGRAALERLQTHPQVTASLFKRYMGSARLTTLGNRQFRAEELSAMVLRSLREDAERHFGEPVEEAVISVPAYFSDAQRKATRIAGELAGFKVERLINEPTAAALAYGLHQRDSASTFLVFDLGGGTFDVSILELFEGIMEVRASAGDNYLGGEDFDTLLLQDFVAAQAGNTEGPMALEDAQLYGRLRREAERVRKSLGQESSATFAVRQGEREWRREYTQAGLTDLYAPLFSRLRAPIETALRDARIRASELDEVLLVGGTTRMPLVRKLAASLFGRFPSIQLNPDEAVALGAAVQAGLKSRDAALEEVVLTDVCPYSLGIEIAVEYGGKLENGHYLPIIERNCVVPVSKVKRVFTLQDQQKVVLLKVYQGESRRISENILLGELEIPVPPMPAGEVGIDVRFTYDTNGLLEADAQIVQTGERRNLVIANNAGVLNSEEISQRLKALEALKIHPRDEQPNTLLIARLERLYQESRGDLRQRIDELATRFAQMLDTQELHDIRALRLQISAQLDSLEEGVWR; encoded by the coding sequence ATGATTGTCGGCATTGACCTGGGCACCACCCATAGCCTGATCGCGGCATGGCGCGACGGCGCGGCGCAACTGGTACCCAACGCATTGGGCGAGTGGCTGACCCCGAGCGTGGTCGGCCTGGACGATGAGGGCCGGGTCATGGTCGGCCGCGCAGCCCTGGAGCGCCTGCAGACCCACCCCCAGGTCACCGCCTCGCTTTTCAAGCGCTATATGGGCAGCGCTCGTCTCACCACGCTTGGCAATCGACAGTTCCGGGCCGAGGAGCTCTCGGCCATGGTGCTGCGCAGCTTGCGCGAGGATGCCGAGCGGCATTTCGGCGAACCGGTGGAAGAGGCCGTCATCAGCGTCCCCGCTTATTTCAGCGATGCCCAGCGCAAGGCCACGCGGATTGCCGGCGAGCTGGCCGGGTTCAAGGTCGAGCGACTGATCAACGAACCCACCGCGGCCGCACTCGCCTATGGCTTGCATCAGCGCGATAGCGCCAGCACCTTCCTGGTTTTCGATCTCGGCGGCGGGACTTTCGACGTGTCCATCCTGGAGCTGTTCGAAGGCATCATGGAAGTTCGCGCCAGCGCCGGCGACAACTACCTGGGCGGGGAAGATTTCGACACGCTGCTGCTCCAGGATTTCGTTGCCGCACAGGCGGGCAACACCGAGGGGCCGATGGCCCTCGAAGACGCGCAGCTCTACGGTCGGCTGCGCCGTGAAGCCGAACGCGTGCGCAAATCCCTGGGCCAGGAGTCAAGCGCTACGTTCGCAGTACGCCAGGGCGAGCGCGAATGGCGTCGCGAATACACCCAGGCCGGCCTGACCGATCTGTATGCGCCCCTGTTCAGCCGCCTTCGAGCCCCTATCGAAACCGCTTTGCGCGATGCCCGCATCCGCGCCAGTGAGCTGGACGAAGTGTTGCTGGTGGGCGGCACCACCCGCATGCCGCTCGTGCGCAAGTTGGCCGCCAGCCTGTTCGGACGTTTCCCCTCGATCCAGCTCAACCCCGATGAAGCCGTGGCATTGGGCGCCGCCGTGCAGGCAGGGCTGAAGAGCCGCGACGCGGCACTTGAAGAAGTCGTGCTCACCGACGTCTGCCCTTATTCCCTGGGCATCGAAATTGCGGTCGAGTATGGCGGCAAGCTCGAAAACGGCCATTACCTGCCGATCATCGAACGCAACTGCGTGGTGCCCGTGAGCAAGGTCAAGCGCGTGTTCACCCTCCAGGATCAGCAAAAGGTCGTGCTGCTGAAGGTCTATCAGGGCGAAAGCCGTCGGATCAGTGAAAACATTCTCCTGGGTGAACTGGAAATTCCCGTGCCGCCCATGCCTGCCGGGGAAGTGGGGATCGACGTGCGCTTCACTTACGATACCAACGGCCTCTTGGAAGCCGATGCGCAGATCGTCCAGACTGGAGAGCGACGCAACCTGGTGATCGCCAATAACGCCGGCGTGCTGAATAGCGAAGAAATCAGCCAGCGCCTCAAGGCCTTGGAAGCACTGAAGATCCATCCACGGGACGAACAACCCAATACCCTGCTGATCGCCCGGCTGGAACGTCTTTACCAGGAAAGCCGCGGTGATCTGCGCCAACGGATCGATGAGTTGGCGACCCGTTTCGCCCAGATGCTCGATACCCAGGAACTGCACGACATCCGGGCGCTCCGGCTGCAGATCAGCGCCCAGCTCGACAGCCTGGAAGAAGGTGTCTGGCGATGA
- the napA gene encoding nitrate reductase catalytic subunit NapA: MNLTRRAFVKTQAAAIAAAAAGLPIVTSASNLVTEADMVTLDWNKAPCRFCGTGCSVMVATRDNRVVATHGDVKAEVNRGLNCVKGYFLSKIMYGVDRLTQPLLRMKNGQYDKQGEFQPVSWEKAFDIMELKFKQALKDKGPRSVGMFGSGQWTVWEGYAANKLMKAGFRTNNIDPNARHCMASAVMGFMRTFGADEPMGCYDDIEATDAFVLWGSNMAEMHPVLWSRVTDRRLSQPHVKVAVLSTFEHRSFELADIPMVFKPQTDLMILNYIANHIIESGAVNQDFINKHTRFAKGVDDIGYGLRPDDPREMKAANAAKANSWTDISFEQYAAFVKPYTLERTAKETGVPAERLKNLAELYADPKRKIVSFWTMGFNQHTRGVWANNLIYNIHLLTGKISEPGNSPFSLTGQPSACGTAREVGTFSHRLPADLVVTNPKHRATAEKIWKLPAGTIQEKPGFHAVEQSRMLKDGVLNVCWTQASNNMHAGPNIMQEVLPGWRNPNNFMIVSDVYPTVSAQAADLILPSAMWVEKEGAFGNAERRTQFWHQLVSAPGDAKSDLWQLMEFSKRFTTDETWPAELLAKAPELKGKTLFEVLFKNGQVDQFPVEQMEAGYKNDEAKAFGFYPQKGLFEEYAQFGRGHGHDLATFDRYHSERGLRWPVVEGKETRWRYREGLDPYVEKGSEVQFYGYPDKKAIIFALPYEPPAESPDADYPFWLSTGRVLEHWHTGTMTQRVEELYKAVPDALVYMHPDDAKALKARRGSEVKLISRRGEIRARIETRGRNKPPQGLVFVPFFDANKLINKVTLDATDPISKQTDYKKCAIRIELVSVA, from the coding sequence ATGAACCTGACCCGCCGCGCATTCGTCAAGACCCAGGCCGCCGCCATTGCGGCCGCCGCTGCCGGACTGCCGATCGTGACGTCCGCCAGCAACCTGGTGACCGAAGCGGACATGGTCACCCTGGACTGGAACAAGGCCCCGTGTCGTTTCTGCGGCACCGGGTGCAGCGTGATGGTCGCGACCCGGGACAACCGCGTGGTCGCCACCCATGGCGACGTCAAGGCTGAAGTCAATCGTGGGCTGAACTGCGTGAAAGGCTATTTTCTTTCCAAGATCATGTACGGCGTCGACCGCCTGACCCAACCGCTGTTGCGCATGAAAAATGGCCAGTACGACAAGCAAGGGGAGTTCCAGCCGGTCAGTTGGGAGAAAGCCTTCGACATCATGGAGCTGAAGTTCAAGCAGGCCTTGAAGGACAAAGGGCCGCGGTCGGTGGGCATGTTCGGCTCCGGTCAATGGACGGTATGGGAAGGTTATGCCGCCAACAAACTGATGAAGGCCGGCTTTCGCACCAACAACATCGACCCCAACGCCCGCCATTGCATGGCCTCGGCGGTGATGGGCTTCATGCGCACCTTTGGTGCCGATGAACCCATGGGCTGCTATGACGACATCGAAGCCACCGATGCCTTCGTGCTCTGGGGGTCGAACATGGCCGAGATGCACCCGGTGCTCTGGAGCCGGGTCACCGACCGCCGCCTTAGCCAGCCCCATGTGAAAGTCGCGGTGCTGTCCACGTTCGAGCATCGCAGCTTCGAACTCGCCGACATTCCCATGGTGTTCAAGCCGCAAACCGACCTGATGATTCTCAACTACATCGCCAACCACATCATTGAAAGCGGTGCGGTCAACCAGGACTTCATCAACAAGCACACTCGGTTCGCCAAGGGTGTCGACGACATCGGCTACGGTTTGCGCCCTGACGATCCACGGGAAATGAAAGCCGCCAATGCCGCCAAGGCCAACAGCTGGACGGACATTTCTTTCGAGCAGTACGCCGCCTTCGTCAAGCCCTACACACTGGAGCGAACCGCCAAGGAAACCGGGGTGCCCGCCGAGCGTCTGAAAAACCTCGCCGAGCTGTATGCCGACCCCAAGCGCAAGATCGTCTCGTTCTGGACCATGGGCTTCAACCAGCACACCCGTGGCGTCTGGGCCAACAACCTGATCTACAACATCCACTTGCTCACCGGCAAGATCAGCGAACCGGGCAACAGTCCCTTCTCGTTGACCGGCCAGCCCTCGGCCTGTGGTACCGCGCGGGAAGTCGGGACCTTCTCCCATCGACTGCCGGCCGACCTGGTGGTGACCAATCCCAAGCACCGCGCCACCGCCGAGAAAATCTGGAAGCTGCCCGCCGGCACCATCCAGGAAAAGCCTGGCTTCCATGCCGTCGAACAGAGCCGCATGCTCAAGGACGGCGTGCTCAACGTCTGCTGGACCCAGGCCAGCAACAACATGCACGCCGGGCCGAACATCATGCAGGAAGTCCTGCCGGGTTGGCGCAACCCGAACAACTTCATGATCGTCTCCGATGTCTATCCGACCGTCTCCGCCCAGGCCGCCGACCTGATCCTGCCCAGCGCCATGTGGGTGGAAAAGGAAGGCGCTTTCGGCAACGCCGAACGCCGGACGCAATTCTGGCACCAATTGGTGAGCGCACCGGGAGATGCCAAGTCAGACCTGTGGCAGTTGATGGAATTTTCCAAACGCTTCACCACCGATGAAACCTGGCCTGCCGAATTACTGGCCAAGGCCCCAGAACTCAAGGGCAAGACCCTCTTTGAGGTACTGTTCAAGAATGGCCAGGTCGACCAGTTCCCCGTCGAGCAGATGGAAGCCGGCTACAAGAATGATGAAGCCAAGGCCTTTGGTTTCTATCCACAAAAAGGCCTGTTCGAGGAGTACGCCCAGTTCGGTCGCGGCCACGGTCACGATCTTGCCACGTTCGACCGCTACCACAGCGAACGTGGCCTGCGCTGGCCGGTGGTCGAGGGCAAGGAAACCCGCTGGCGTTATCGCGAGGGGTTGGACCCGTACGTGGAGAAAGGCAGCGAGGTGCAGTTCTACGGTTACCCGGACAAGAAGGCGATCATCTTCGCCCTGCCCTACGAGCCGCCCGCCGAATCCCCGGACGCCGACTACCCGTTCTGGCTGTCCACCGGCCGCGTCCTGGAACATTGGCACACAGGCACCATGACCCAGCGCGTCGAGGAGCTGTACAAAGCCGTGCCGGACGCGCTGGTCTATATGCACCCCGACGATGCCAAGGCCTTGAAGGCTCGGCGCGGCAGCGAGGTGAAGCTGATCAGCCGACGCGGTGAAATCCGCGCGCGCATCGAGACCCGCGGGCGCAACAAGCCGCCTCAAGGGTTGGTTTTCGTACCGTTCTTCGATGCCAACAAGCTGATCAACAAGGTCACGCTCGATGCCACCGACCCGATCTCCAAGCAGACCGACTATAAAAAATGCGCGATACGCATCGAGTTGGTCAGCGTGGCCTGA
- a CDS encoding DUF1810 domain-containing protein gives MTETLERFVQAQAATYERALLELRRGRKESHWMWFIFPQLRGLGVSENATYYGLRGLKEARDYLHHPLLGPRLERATRAVLDSEVAVEKLLGTLDAMKFASCMTLFAAAAGEHSVYAQALEGGVSVDSRTLELLKEPE, from the coding sequence ATGACCGAAACACTGGAGCGCTTTGTCCAGGCGCAAGCGGCAACCTATGAGCGCGCTTTGCTCGAACTACGGCGCGGGCGCAAGGAAAGCCATTGGATGTGGTTCATCTTTCCGCAATTACGCGGCCTGGGTGTCAGCGAGAACGCCACCTACTACGGCCTGCGCGGCCTGAAAGAGGCGCGCGATTATTTGCATCACCCGCTTCTGGGACCGCGACTCGAACGCGCAACCCGCGCCGTCCTGGACTCGGAAGTCGCGGTAGAAAAACTCCTGGGGACCCTCGATGCCATGAAGTTCGCGTCCTGCATGACGCTGTTTGCAGCGGCCGCGGGCGAGCACTCCGTGTATGCCCAGGCGCTGGAGGGTGGGGTGAGTGTCGACTCAAGAACACTGGAATTACTTAAGGAACCAGAGTGA
- a CDS encoding GNAT family N-acetyltransferase: MKPFRIRELEMTDVQALLAFEIHNREWFESQIDPRDPSFYSLTGVTDHIESYLADFAEGTWHPFVIEDSSGRIVGRANLKGIHSPHGCAEVGYRIDQRASGQGLATQALKHLIEAARIRWGLTQLVTYVYESNVGSRKVLERCGFVPGALSGGEEIEAGCRFVLSI; the protein is encoded by the coding sequence GTGAAACCATTCAGGATCCGCGAGCTGGAAATGACCGATGTGCAAGCCCTGCTGGCCTTCGAAATCCATAACCGTGAATGGTTCGAATCGCAGATTGACCCACGGGACCCTAGCTTTTATTCATTGACGGGCGTCACCGATCACATTGAAAGCTATCTGGCCGATTTTGCCGAGGGCACTTGGCATCCGTTTGTGATCGAAGATTCCAGCGGGCGAATCGTGGGGCGGGCGAATTTGAAAGGCATCCATTCACCGCACGGTTGCGCCGAGGTGGGCTATCGCATTGATCAACGCGCGAGTGGGCAAGGGTTGGCAACGCAGGCCCTGAAACATCTGATCGAGGCGGCGCGGATACGTTGGGGGCTTACGCAATTGGTGACTTATGTCTATGAGAGCAACGTCGGCTCAAGGAAGGTCCTTGAGCGGTGCGGGTTTGTGCCTGGAGCGCTGTCGGGTGGCGAGGAGATCGAGGCTGGATGCCGCTTTGTGCTTTCGATCTAG
- a CDS encoding chaperone NapD, translating to MDEALHIASLIVLARPELFDAVKANLRLLDGLELHHESAAGKLVVVLEAQHEDQILQRIEQINQLPGVLNAALVYHERLDSEGDAE from the coding sequence ATGGACGAAGCCCTGCATATTGCCAGTCTCATCGTACTCGCCCGACCGGAGTTGTTCGACGCGGTCAAGGCCAACCTGCGGCTGCTGGATGGCCTGGAACTGCATCATGAAAGCGCGGCCGGAAAACTCGTGGTGGTGCTTGAAGCCCAACACGAAGACCAGATCCTCCAGCGCATCGAACAGATCAACCAACTGCCTGGCGTACTCAATGCCGCGCTGGTCTATCACGAACGCCTCGACTCCGAAGGAGATGCCGAATGA
- a CDS encoding J domain-containing protein yields MTCWVVLGLPEDADKRSIKRQYASLLKQHRPDEDPEGFQRLREAYEQALEWADWQQEVVVDDEQPVPIEPPLVELPAPRQAPTGPSPSQRLAAQCLEAIDATNLASRLTQARLYACEREFEHGLLERCLTQEDTYDLAEAAIAQLHWLTPWQRQDLPSASTEQLRGKLMELAWSRLTGACHDSQRFLDLARQLDASPWLQTLDARQWLNRCLAMALLQAPGWSEQLFDAICAQQGWKQTGHHSPCPEPWWSQLLARSHCATFLQQQVRLAQGTDSSESQAARMLFGSLDEDARMGLSMSFSAEDWAACETLYRNVQLRYPHLLDEMPQLAPELWRPLRREPPMLAVPLALLGTSTYMSWALEYQLGGAFLTSLIDLLLRALLLGVVAWGLHAFCKALGRGAWRLDRSIQTRFGHWLSLRRPAPLPIRESLWVGLLGVPIYLAGGAFAAATYFGILAALAALSRRTAARHGKSFMARAYERVPGDVLVGLFLGILVPLVMLGNALANHSSLAANQGLQAWPQRTCAARQLTDSPCPSKLSATQWHKPDTTQAKQP; encoded by the coding sequence ATGACCTGCTGGGTGGTACTCGGGCTGCCGGAGGACGCCGATAAGCGCAGCATCAAGCGCCAGTATGCAAGCCTGCTCAAACAGCATCGGCCAGACGAAGATCCCGAAGGGTTCCAGCGCCTGCGAGAGGCTTACGAACAGGCGTTGGAGTGGGCTGACTGGCAGCAGGAAGTGGTGGTCGACGACGAGCAGCCAGTCCCCATCGAGCCGCCCCTCGTAGAACTGCCTGCCCCGAGGCAGGCACCGACAGGGCCCTCCCCCAGCCAGCGCCTGGCAGCGCAATGCCTGGAGGCGATAGACGCGACCAACCTCGCCAGCCGCCTGACGCAGGCGCGTCTTTATGCCTGCGAACGTGAATTCGAACACGGCCTGCTGGAGCGTTGCCTGACGCAGGAAGATACCTACGACCTGGCCGAAGCGGCCATTGCGCAGTTGCACTGGCTGACCCCCTGGCAGCGCCAGGACCTGCCCAGCGCCAGCACCGAGCAACTGCGCGGCAAGCTCATGGAGCTGGCATGGTCCCGCCTGACCGGGGCCTGCCACGATAGCCAACGCTTTCTCGATCTCGCCCGCCAGCTCGACGCCAGCCCGTGGCTACAAACCCTGGATGCTCGGCAATGGCTGAACCGCTGCCTGGCCATGGCCCTCCTGCAAGCACCGGGTTGGTCGGAGCAGTTGTTCGATGCCATCTGCGCGCAACAGGGCTGGAAGCAGACCGGCCACCATAGCCCGTGTCCGGAACCCTGGTGGAGTCAACTGCTTGCCCGCAGCCACTGCGCCACGTTCCTTCAGCAGCAGGTTCGCCTCGCCCAGGGTACCGACAGCAGCGAATCCCAGGCTGCACGCATGCTGTTTGGCTCGCTCGATGAAGACGCCCGGATGGGCTTGAGCATGAGCTTCAGCGCCGAGGATTGGGCTGCTTGCGAAACGCTGTATCGCAACGTCCAGCTTCGCTATCCCCATCTACTGGACGAAATGCCTCAACTGGCCCCGGAACTATGGCGCCCGTTGCGTCGCGAACCGCCGATGCTAGCCGTGCCACTGGCCCTGCTCGGCACCTCGACCTACATGAGCTGGGCCTTGGAATATCAACTGGGCGGCGCGTTCCTCACCAGTTTGATCGACCTGCTCCTGCGCGCGCTGCTACTGGGTGTCGTCGCCTGGGGCCTGCATGCGTTCTGCAAAGCACTGGGCCGCGGTGCCTGGCGCCTCGACCGATCGATCCAGACGCGCTTTGGTCATTGGCTGAGCCTGCGACGTCCTGCGCCCCTGCCGATTCGTGAAAGTCTCTGGGTCGGGTTGCTGGGTGTTCCCATCTACCTGGCCGGAGGTGCTTTCGCCGCTGCAACTTATTTCGGGATCCTCGCTGCGCTCGCGGCCCTGAGCCGACGCACCGCCGCCCGACACGGCAAGTCCTTTATGGCTCGCGCCTATGAGCGCGTGCCCGGGGATGTACTGGTCGGCCTGTTCCTGGGGATACTCGTGCCCCTGGTCATGCTGGGCAATGCCTTGGCCAACCACTCGAGTCTTGCCGCAAATCAAGGACTCCAGGCTTGGCCACAGCGTACCTGCGCCGCCCGCCAACTGACGGACTCGCCATGTCCTTCCAAACTTTCAGCCACCCAGTGGCATAAGCCCGACACCACCCAGGCGAAACAGCCATGA
- a CDS encoding cytochrome c3 family protein has translation MKALFALLKDYWGVLRRPSMYYSLGFLTLGGFVAGIIFWGGFNTALEATNTETFCVSCHEMRDNVFVELKDTIHYTNRSGVRASCPDCHVPHEWTHKIARKMQASKEVWGKIFGTIDTRDKFLALRRELAEHEWARLKANDSRECRNCHNFEFMDFTRQGKRAASMHSTSLANGEATCIDCHKGIAHKLPDMSGVKGW, from the coding sequence ATGAAAGCACTGTTCGCCCTGCTCAAGGACTACTGGGGTGTCCTTCGTCGTCCGAGCATGTACTACAGCCTCGGTTTCCTGACGCTGGGGGGCTTTGTCGCCGGGATCATTTTCTGGGGCGGTTTCAACACCGCGCTGGAGGCCACCAACACCGAGACGTTCTGCGTCTCCTGCCATGAAATGCGCGACAACGTCTTCGTCGAGCTCAAGGACACGATCCACTACACCAATCGCTCCGGCGTACGCGCCAGCTGTCCGGACTGCCACGTGCCGCATGAGTGGACCCATAAAATCGCACGCAAGATGCAGGCGTCGAAGGAAGTCTGGGGCAAGATTTTCGGCACCATTGATACGCGCGACAAATTCCTCGCTCTGCGACGCGAGCTGGCCGAGCACGAATGGGCCCGGCTCAAGGCCAACGACTCTCGCGAATGCCGCAACTGCCACAACTTCGAGTTCATGGATTTTACCCGCCAGGGCAAACGCGCCGCATCCATGCACTCGACATCACTGGCCAACGGCGAGGCGACTTGCATCGACTGCCACAAAGGCATCGCTCACAAGCTGCCCGACATGAGCGGTGTGAAGGGGTGGTAG
- a CDS encoding DUF3829 domain-containing protein, whose product MISTRAFITAVVVLLTMAWLVQRVSSSETVDKATLSSWTDIQAINTCLVEGAELLEQRYADYHAVLTPSKDVWPTWRGFVGFGMGSDDILRTQAPCKPWFHSDDPDLNTQAKNYVKAYDRLRPDALAIERWLGDRSNELPSPELDRLEQAFNLGLQDVRAQAIPLRQALEQPQLHVREQQLAAIETRLGRDQHWQTLRFMILARQTINALDAMTEGAPLSPEQLLTAQQTLTTRWTDAETLIQALPRLRSANGNRPVWTHISFAAKEWISALERLQQHWASGADADELNQDLAAARTGYDELQSRYNTAVKAQY is encoded by the coding sequence ATGATCAGCACCCGCGCCTTTATCACGGCGGTTGTCGTCCTGTTAACGATGGCTTGGCTGGTGCAGCGAGTCTCCAGTTCGGAAACCGTCGACAAAGCAACTCTTTCATCCTGGACCGACATCCAGGCCATTAACACTTGCCTGGTGGAAGGTGCGGAGCTGCTGGAACAGCGCTACGCCGACTATCACGCCGTTCTTACGCCGTCCAAGGATGTATGGCCGACCTGGCGGGGCTTTGTCGGGTTCGGCATGGGCTCTGACGATATCCTGAGGACCCAGGCCCCCTGCAAACCCTGGTTCCATAGCGACGATCCCGACCTGAACACCCAGGCCAAAAACTACGTCAAGGCCTATGACCGCCTACGGCCCGACGCACTGGCCATCGAGCGTTGGTTGGGGGACCGGTCGAACGAACTGCCTTCCCCCGAACTCGACCGACTCGAACAAGCCTTCAACCTGGGCCTGCAAGACGTACGTGCCCAAGCGATACCGTTGCGCCAGGCCCTGGAGCAACCGCAATTGCATGTTCGCGAGCAACAGTTGGCGGCCATCGAAACACGCCTGGGCCGTGACCAGCATTGGCAGACCCTGCGCTTCATGATCCTGGCACGTCAGACTATCAATGCACTCGACGCCATGACCGAAGGCGCACCGCTGAGCCCGGAACAACTGCTTACGGCGCAGCAGACTCTCACGACCCGTTGGACGGACGCCGAGACCTTGATACAGGCCCTGCCCCGGTTGCGCTCGGCCAACGGCAACCGGCCCGTGTGGACCCACATCAGCTTCGCCGCCAAGGAATGGATCAGCGCTCTGGAGCGCTTGCAGCAACACTGGGCTTCAGGCGCCGACGCCGATGAACTGAACCAGGACCTCGCCGCCGCTCGGACCGGTTATGACGAATTGCAATCGCGCTATAACACGGCGGTGAAGGCTCAGTATTGA
- the napE gene encoding periplasmic nitrate reductase, NapE protein, with protein sequence MSLAEERKPGRRKETRLFLFLVVCLFPLLSVAIVGGYGFLVWFFQMLYGPPGPPN encoded by the coding sequence ATGTCGTTGGCTGAAGAACGCAAACCCGGACGCCGCAAAGAAACCCGGCTGTTCCTTTTCCTTGTCGTCTGTCTCTTTCCGTTGCTGTCGGTCGCCATCGTTGGCGGCTACGGTTTCCTCGTCTGGTTTTTCCAGATGCTGTACGGCCCACCCGGTCCTCCCAACTAG
- a CDS encoding outer membrane protein: MNLQKNTHYLVMGVMGLGVIAPASSFADTLGPYVSGMGGVNWVAEQDLNQNDLDFVEMEFNQPLHSGFATGLALGWRFPVGLRPEVELSYRRNTLTQFNHRVYEGGGSIDGKGEEEATSLMANLWYDVTNLPDPLSRFTPYVGGGLGYAVLTITGLEAGGVEFGDTHRDTVSAWQLGTGVAYELSEHWSMSLDYRYFKTSEAHFGNIQGLPQGDVQTEYNAQSLMLGLRYWL; encoded by the coding sequence ATGAACCTACAGAAAAACACCCACTATCTCGTCATGGGCGTCATGGGCCTGGGTGTCATCGCCCCAGCCTCGAGTTTCGCCGACACCCTCGGTCCCTATGTCAGTGGCATGGGCGGCGTGAACTGGGTCGCTGAGCAGGACCTTAACCAGAACGACCTTGACTTCGTCGAGATGGAATTCAACCAACCGTTGCATTCCGGCTTCGCCACCGGCCTGGCATTGGGCTGGCGGTTCCCGGTCGGGCTAAGACCCGAAGTGGAACTGAGCTACCGTCGCAACACCCTGACCCAGTTCAATCATCGGGTCTACGAAGGTGGTGGCAGTATCGACGGCAAAGGCGAAGAGGAAGCCACCAGCCTCATGGCCAACCTCTGGTATGACGTCACGAACCTGCCAGACCCGTTGAGCCGGTTCACCCCTTATGTGGGTGGTGGCCTGGGCTACGCCGTGCTGACCATCACCGGCCTGGAAGCCGGCGGCGTCGAGTTCGGCGACACCCATCGCGACACCGTCTCGGCCTGGCAACTCGGCACCGGGGTCGCTTACGAACTCAGCGAGCATTGGTCCATGTCCCTGGATTATCGCTACTTCAAGACCAGCGAAGCGCACTTCGGCAACATCCAGGGCCTGCCCCAGGGCGATGTGCAAACGGAGTACAACGCCCAGTCCTTGATGCTTGGTTTGCGGTATTGGTTGTAA